The Glycine soja cultivar W05 chromosome 6, ASM419377v2, whole genome shotgun sequence genome has a window encoding:
- the LOC114416232 gene encoding uncharacterized protein LOC114416232 — translation MAVLGNGVITSATFSCSSSSSTESESQCDVQPLKASQRLIEKLALKISPHPRPYKLQWLSENGELVVDIQVLICFSIGKYVDEILFDVVPMEASNLLRGRPWQYNKDVVHNGVTNKFSFVHKRKKVTLTPMSPSELICLATFLKVSENDSSDPYQNITKGDPPQQERSRKIGIKKKFKNIAQDDAPQQERSQKIQKNKELENITQGDPSKQKRSQGNKKKTEDDNITQEAFEKHALKEGSGRWKRNIWVHCEDEDKVPLWKTPLIKYYTHQANVPNRKDSTMRKQNFHRDEFLRCTRCRKECRFHLKSRPDIKNYHDSLNNKCWTCSLWPYQKITCDDDEERSSLKASRGCSRSSTCQGCSTCYYEGCIKCRFEDCNCQKCRDFMLYAEP, via the exons ATGGCTGTGTTGGGTAATGGGGTTATTACTAGTGCAACTTTTTCTTGCTCTTCTAGTTCTTCTACTGAAAGTGAAAGTCAATGTGATGTACAACCCTTGAAAG CTAGCCAAAGATTGATAGAAAAGCTTGCTTTGAAAATTTCCCCTCACCCTAGGCCTTACAAACTACAATGGTTGAGTGAGAATGGGGAGCTAGTTGTAGATATACAAGTTTTGATATGCTTTTCCATTGGAAAATATGTTGATGAGATACTATTTGATGTAGTCCCTATGGAGGCTAGCAATCTCTTACGTGGAAGGCCTTGGCAGTATAATAAGGATGTTGTCCATAATGGTGtcacaaacaaattttcatttgttcatAAAAGGAAAAAGGTTACCCTCACACCTATGTCTCCAAGTGAG CTTATTTGTCTAGCTACTTTTCTCAAGGTTTCGGAGAATGATAGCTCTGATCCGTATCAG AATATTACAAAAG GCGATCCACCTCAACAGGAGAGAAGTCGTAAAATTGgcataaagaaaaaattcaaaaatatagcacaag ATGATGCACCTCAACAGGAGAGAAGtcaaaaaattcagaaaaacaaAGAACTCGAGAATATTACGCAAG GTGATCCATCTAAACAAAAGAGAAGtcaaggaaataagaaaaagaCAGAAGACGACAATATTACTCAAG AAGCATTTGAGAAACATGCTTTAAAGGAAGGGAGTGGAAGGTGGAAGAGAAACATCTGGGTTCATTGCGAAGATGAAGACAAAGTTCCACTCTGGAAGACACCTCTGATAAAATATTACACACACCAGGCAAATGTGCCTAACCGGAAAGACTCTACAATGAGGAAACAAAACTTTCACAGGGATGAGTTCCTGCGTTGCACGAGATGCAGGAAGGAGTGCAGGTTCCATCTCAAGAGCAGACCAGACATTAAGAACTACCATGATTCTTTAAACAACAAATGCTGGACTTGTTCTCTTTGGCCTTATCAAAA aataacatgtgatgatgatgaagagagATCAAGTCTGAAAGCAAGCAGGGGCTGTTCTCGTTCTTCAACTTGCCAAGGCTGCTCAACTTGTTACTATGAAGGGTGCATCAAGTGCCGCTTTGAGGATTGCAATTGCCAAAAATGCAGAGACTTTATGCTATATGCTGAACCTTAA